The Cannabis sativa cultivar Pink pepper isolate KNU-18-1 chromosome 8, ASM2916894v1, whole genome shotgun sequence genomic interval TGCTAAGTGCAGCAATTCGTCTTgttaggctctgcacatcttttttttttttttttcaattgccTGTAAAAGATGAGGCTTCTGTCATCCTTAATTTTTAATGGTGGgtaacctttttttttcttctttataatGTGATTTTATTTGCTAAAAATATCAATCAAACAAATTTAAGAAAGAAGATTTTTTTGAAAGTTAATCATGTAGTGGTGATTCAtagttattattttgtattgagattgttagtacgttgtttgtttattttgtttagtaGTTTCTGTTTgctgtgactaaaattaaaatcacgttgattcttatttatattctaattgaCTTTTagtttaagtgtaattttttataaatataccgTGAGTTAATTATATCtaagttgtatatatatatatgggtgcactcttaatgggtattacccatgaataggtaaaattaaaaattttgagtttttatgcttaatttttctatttaactaaaaaaatctctcatttttatataatttgggctgagattgttccatcggtaaaaaaaaatttaaaaaaaaagttttttaacaagaaaaataagaaaagaaaaagttgagtttgagttaaatatttttataagaacatatttttgatatagtgtaaaaagagatattttttgatattttttttaattaattagttaaattaagcatagaaattcaaatttgtgatttcattattcgttattagatcaaaattcgatagtttgatatttttaaaattaatatttatagttaaatttatttaataaccattcatgggtaatacccattaaaaagtgtttcatatatattttttatcaattaatttaagttttcctaaattatttttttttgtgtaattttttaaaaatatttagtttaagtgtttcataattttttatatttattgtaaagaattttaaaatatctttctATATGTTCAATtagttatttgtttttttttcacggtattattgtattatttataaattttaattgtcTTAATGCAATATgttattgtttaataatttttttaaagtttgatTGTTAAGTCGTTTTTGTGTtgctaattagtttttttttttttaggatttttacaaaaatactggattttgagtcaaagtttacaattttaccgccacacgaaatttttaaaatattgttattgtttgataattttttaaaagtttgattATTAAGTCGTTTTTGTGTTGCATAATTGTTGCATTGAGAAAAAGCAGCCCAAGCTAATTTCATCAAAATTACCACATGGCAGCCACTGAGTTAGCTTTACCATCTACTCACGTGTGAGTCTCACTTGCCGTATTATTCACGTGTGTCTCACTCTCTCTTTCTGCACCTGGGATTCATCTCCCTcacatatttttgtaataaaaaacattGTAAATAGTATTTTTTGACACTAGTAAATAGTATAAATTGTTTATTTGTCTTTGAGATAGTATAGTAGAAATGTTTACTTTAGGTTATTTTAGTCTAAAATAGGAAAAACTACAAAATTAAATCTAACAAACTTGCTCGATGTGCACCACTATATGGAAAGCTACACCGGTTTGGCTAAGCTTCTCTACGCTCTTTTTTagcttttagaattaaaaaagaaaaatcattttGGGAGAAGTTAGGATTTGCAACTTCTCCTAAAATAACTTTTGAgaagttatttttaaatttaaaataatttatataattcatCTTTTACTcacaatttttcttttaaaatgatatccaaatactttaaaaattatttttattaaaaaaaatctttatataataattataccaacggcaaaaataaataacttatatttatcttatactTCTAACTATAAAAACTTAGCCAAATAAACCAATGATTAGCTTCTTCTTAAAGTACCTTTAAGACTAAATAACCAAGTGCAAAGTTAATCCAATCAAGATTTAAAataagggattatttcacaaatacttaaaaacaacaaaaaaatttacaaaaatacgatttcacggaattttaaataattttataatttttttaaatttatttacagaaaatacggttttttatgttgttttcttattaatttgttgataattttttattatttgtatattattttttgttgttatttaaatattattttcatgttacttttatataattttcttgttgttttcgtaTTGCTTTTAtagaaaactgtaaaaatgtaaaaaaaattctttaaacttaaatatgtaatttttttttttttacaaaaaatgatgATGCTTTATCTAATTAtcccttaaaaaataaaatgacttCTAAGCTTTTAAAACCCAAAATAAACTTTTATAAGCCTACCCAACCAAGCCTTACATTAGGCCCTATCATTGAATTCTATAATAGAAAAAGAAATTCCACATCAGGTAAGTCCCCAATAGAGGTATATTCCTCACTGACGAAAGCATAACGGTGAGGATTGATGACTATACTCGACTTACCCATCCCCGGTTACTTTAGAAAACAAGGATATGGAGACTCAATTCTTTGCAAAGCTGCCATTTTACCTATATCAACTAGATGTTAGAACCTTTAAGTTACAAGCCTTAGACAACATTGACATGAAGTGTTGCCAATAAGTCCTTGAATTTTGAGGCACAACCTAAAAGAGACATGTTTGTAATCATAGTAAATGTATACAAGCCACACCAAGCATTTTGCCAAGCTAAGATGAACAACTTCTAATGCTCcaacatttttattttctcaataaaGTCTTGCATCTGCTTGCTAACAACAGCTGATAGAGAAGCACCAGCCACAAGTTTGTACTGCTCAAATTTTGATTCTTCACACTTCAGTGCAGCATTTTTACATGCCTTAATGCTTCCTACACCACATAAACCATAACAAATGATAAGAAAGTATAAAAGTGAATTcaagtatttatttatatagcAATACAATTAACACCAACAAGATGCAAATCTTGAGTATGTTACCAAATGATATTTCACTTACCAGTCAGGTCCAATAAGTTAATTACAACTGGCACATTTCCAATACTCCTCACCATGGTGATTGCGGACCAAACTTTTTGGTATTCCTCTCTTGAAGCTCGAATGATACATATCTTTGTGATATGATTCACATACTTAACTGAAAAACGCAAAATGCAGATAAGCAAAACGAATTGCAGGGGTAAAACTAATGCAAAACATTGAAAGAATTTGGTAGGATAAGGGCAAAATTTCGGCCTTGATTATGATGAGTTAATTTGGTGGGAATTAATGGATTACCTTGGAGAGATCCTAAAGAAGAAGCAAGACCACACTCACCAAAGTTGATGAGAATGTTGTCTTTAATTGCTTTAGTCACATTATATGCGGTTATTATTATGGGATCATCTGTCCCTAAATCTCTATTGGGATTCAAGTTCACCTCCACCACCATGTACCGATTCTTAAATCCAACCATGACCCTTGGTTTATGATAATAGCTAGCTGTGAAAGAAAcccagaaacaaaaaaaaagagttgagttaatttataaatatttatatatatatatataatccatTCTAAACTGATAAAcaatttcatcaaaaaaaaaaaaaatgataaacaaGAGCAAAATAAGGGTACTAACAAAGATATTTGTTAAATGTCTATCTACCAGAAGTTCTTGTGGCTTAAcagtatattttttattcaaatactAACAACGATGCTGAAGAGATGGAAATGAATAAAGAATAAACCATAATTGTTCAAAAATTCTAAATCTTACAACCAAACATTATAAGCTAATTATGACAAACCTAACTATTATttgaataatagaaaataaagtaCAGTACCTTTTGAGAGTGAAGTAATTGTTTATGCGGCCAATGAGTGAAACGGAAGTTGATAATATTGATAGGGTAGTGATGATGTGTTAGTGACAGAAAAGACGATGGAGAGCTTGAGTAGCGGAGACGCCGGAGAGTTGGCTTCTCATCAAAATAGAATTTAAAAAGAAGAACACAGATAGAACCCACAAGTTGTGTTATGAAACCCACTTTGTTTTATTATTGGGCTTCTAATATTGGGCTAACTcctttttagcaaaaaaattaggaataaaaaaataattacataaaatattattatttttttttttggaaaatagtggcataagtacccaaagtttcaTATTTATATGACTTAAGtatccaaattttttttttagtggcaaAAGTGCACAATGTTCACTTCTGTTAGTATTTGTTAGTATCCAATTCAATTCTGTCAATTTGTGTACACGCGTACAACTCAAATTAATTCACTCATTTACTAAGATGTAAAATGATGAGATAAAAACAAAAGTCATATTAGTAAATGGGTGAATTAATATGAGTTGTACACGTGTACAAAAACTGACAGAATTGAATTGGGTACTAACAAATACTAACAGAAGTGAACATTGTGCACTTTTGCcactaaaaaaaaagattgggTACTTAAGTCATACAAATATGGAACtttaggtacttatgccgctattttttctttttttttttaaaattcaattctttttcatatatatttttatattatgttataaaataacacgaaaaaaaactatataaaaataataaaaaaaataacattcaaacaacattaaaataacaaaatatcaacaacaaattaataagagtacaacataaaaatacattaaaagactgtattttttataaataaaattataaaagtcataaaaatattttaaaatttcatacaactatatttttgtagttttttattatttttgtgtatttgtgaaagaataaaaaaaaatacagcatACCCACCCTTTTATTACAACAATTTATTCgtaatcaacaaaaaaaaagccaaaaaaattacaaaaatggtgttttacagaattctaaatatttatagattataagatttttattatttattctttatTACATATGACAAAAAAAATACCAATTATTAATTCacaattattgtatttttatattgtttttttgttgGGCTTATGGTTttgttatataatttatataatataatatttagattaaataattaagatgacaaaataataacatataataGGAGGTTATATAGTTTGAGCATAAATCATAGAAAGGAGTTATAAAAATCCTTGAATGATGATAATAACAAACTTTATAACTCCTCTCCAGGGCCGGCCAGAGGGTGGGGCGGCCGGGGCATACGCCCCAGGCCCCACTATTTTGGAGGCCCtcgaaaaattaaattgatatatatacacacaaaagAGTATATATCTCTTTTAGTTCAACAAATATCTAGAGAAAGCTGTAGCACAAGTGGGAAGCAAGGAAGCATAAATTTGTAAAGATTGTTGAGGTCCTGGGTTCGATTCATTGCTTAGTCCAATTTtggttattttaaatttttttgtatattacATAATACATCCATATAAGAACAAATACATAGTGAagaattagtttaaatttgtaaggtttattttatttatttatttctttaaaataagaatataatattttggaccaaatattatattttgtatatttttttatgaaattactTTAATATATAATGTGCAATAGTATTTTAAGGTACACACTGGTACaaaaattagataaaatattaaagggaaattactccatatactatttttttattttttttttcaaatttacgatttgggtttttaaagtggttgcagcgctagttgcaatgctagttgcaataagggtttctatgtagaatttcgtaaaatgcaaaaaaaaaaaaaaaaaaaaaaaaaaaaaactattttaaagtgtaaaaataaaaaagtctcaatattatatttagtatatttttttttatgaaattactCTAATATATAAAGTACAGTAGCATTTCAAGATACAAACTAgtgacaaaaaattaaaataatttttgatatactattgtttttttattatatttttaacaaaAGTACCAAAATATATAGTACTCTAATAGAGatgttattaataa includes:
- the LOC115698829 gene encoding probable ribonuclease P/MRP protein subunit POP5, whose translation is MVGFKNRYMVVEVNLNPNRDLGTDDPIIITAYNVTKAIKDNILINFGECGLASSLGSLQVKYVNHITKICIIRASREEYQKVWSAITMVRSIGNVPVVINLLDLTGSIKACKNAALKCEESKFEQYKLVAGASLSAVVSKQMQDFIEKIKMLEH